The window CTACCGCGTAAGAGTCTGGCCTTCCGCCATTCGAGTACGTTGTCGCGGTCGTCTCACGGTATTCGTTTATCGTATATTCaccttttgtattaataaagctATAGTGTCCACAGTCGGCGTGTCGGTCGTTCGCGATACTTCCACCCTAACactaacaattaattttcaaaatttttttttcaattaaattaaacatattaagtatttttttatgctttattttttgtatttttctaaatatatttttttaattataaactaatctattaaattgttttggtagtttttatattgattttaaaatttctttttttttaagatgtatttttttttttaaattttaattcatgaaTTAATACtacctttttttattaggatacagtaataaatttagaatttgcTTTCGATTTTTAACTCACAATCATTATCTTGCAATTGTCTCCATTAATTTACTGAGtttttacttattactttgatatatatatatatatatatgtttctgtCTTCTCTAAcctatgttaaattaaaatttaagtccGATCATGGTTTTAtcgtatttattttctttaattaaattaatatattagtatCTTGTCTTTCTCACCTTTTCTTAATCTCTTAAACCTCTCACCTTTTTTTTCAgatgtacatataaaacatCAAACCTCtattttctcaaattaaaatacttccGACGTTTTCCTTTGGctagtataattaattattttcttctgcGTTCTTTAACGTTTTATTATCATTCGTTAATAGACAAATTACAATCATGCCCTTTGAAAtagctgtttattttttccaaaagaaataaattaaaagtttttttaatacttttatagacATATTCATTTACTATACATACAATCACACTTTTTCCTAAGAAACAAATATCCAACTTTCTCAATCTCAcaaacacatacatacactaacacaactatttattttttaacattttatccttttaaaaattaggtTTCCCTCCCTAATTCACTCCTActcatatacaatataaacacatagCCTCtctaactaaaaaaaatggttTCTCTCCAGCGATTACtctccttttttaaaaaaaggcttttttaattataaacttttaatcattcaactttttttataacctTTTTTGAGTTACACCACAACAACCTTCAGTCTCATCCTCATAATCATTCTTTGTGACCCATTTCAATTTCTcaggttttttaaaattatatttaattattttttttaacaaattaattatttatacatttaaattaccatcttaattaatttattacatttatttctaaaaattttttttgttttcattccttatctttttcttaatttccGGAACATTATCTTCCTGCATACTATTTTCCGTCCTTTTTAGagtcttctttcttcttctgcTCCTCcatttcttttcaaatttttttgcaccTCGACCAAATATTATTCcagtcattttttaattcttaaattttaaattattcataataaatttttttttaagaataaatcttaattaattttttttccaaacttaaagattgttattttttaaatactttttttcaatcttcaatttcgcttttttttatatcactatCATAATTCTCTTTCAGAATTTCCTTCAAAGGtttttctaaatcttttaaatgttttttttttaattttttggtataaattgtgcattttaaaaaacgccaaattttgtttttgtacaaaactatgattttataatctgtaaaaattcttatcacatttttattatttatttgtgcttagtataatttattatttatcttttatttataaaccgTATTTCATCTTTAAATTACcttactataaataatatattttgaacttTATCTTATTAggctttttttgtaatttagtttctaaattatcattaaacctttcttttttttacaccattaatctaaaatttattttaaaaaccatttcttttttaaaatttaacaaatatataatttcttaaaatatacttatttatagCTCAATTTaccatattttaaacaatatatttaattaatgtttatttcccaaagttaaattacaattatgtcccaaagttaaattacaattctatacatttcttttttttaaataaataagtaattagtttttattttttaaatacatgcctttttaaaattaaaaattgtctcttttctacttttagacgaatttaattaaacatctatatatatttaaaaaatcttttttaaatttacttctatacttatttataatcctttttttttaattcgcaaACAtaccctttttttaaaaatcataaagttaaagttaatcaGGATTAtcaatatacatttttgtattaacttttttttaaccctctgcctacacatGGGGTTACGGTAATTCCAgtcgattttgaaatgttcgctacttaaaagtatttagcaaGAGGACGCTGGAACCAGGGGGGGAAAAAAGTTTGAACTATGCTCTAGTTATTCTCTTTGGGCGTTGTGAATGTTCTGAAAACAACAGAAGTAGGAGCATTTAAAGTGTGTGTTGGGGTTACAATTACCCCGTGTGTagggaacgtaacaaaaaaatggaaaagttccaaatttgaagggtaagtaaagttatttttttgttcatacGCATTATTTAGGCATaaagtacttatatatattaccaatgtcGCGATcactttgcaaaaatatgctgcaattgtagcattacaaattaaaaaatttttttataataaataaaatcttttgtaataaatattttttgtattaataattatgtttttgagtattataattgtttttaaataaatattactattttcttttactattgtgtttaaactgcattcaattttttactaaattcacattacaaaataaatatatttttgaacagaataaaaaaactgataatagatttttaaagtaCAACTCTTCCCCTTTCCATTGATCacgattttaattactttatttattttttttctaataaatacgggcgttcaaaaaaggcaaatttttacaaaaatttttcgtcctctcattctttcaaaaaatctcttttcttttaatatcttcgacttttcagcccaagaccatcataattctaagattttttcctttcgatttaaaaaaaaaagaagttaaaaatcgattaaatacatttggagATATAAGTCAACGAAATTTTGGGGTTAGCGTAACCCCTGTGTGTAAGAATCGGGAGAGAAAAATAAGatgtgtaggcagagggttaattaatatatttttaactttattaggTCTTATTAGGTGTTTTTTTTagtggaaaattttaaattctaaattatcattacttcctttttttaaagaatattctttttattgtacatacaaaacatttattctaaaattagttattagaaactttactttttaaaaatttactaatatatttatatttttaaattaattatttgtagctcaaattactatacttttaattaatatttttatttattttttattaggtccatagttacattaaaattctatacattttttttaattttttaaaattaataaattagctTCTGGATTTTAAATagacatttttctattttaaattttacctcGTTTGCCGAATGATTaagaattttctttacaaatagttgtaaattcttttttttttaattcgaacCTATAGTAGTAGCCTTCCTccttaaaaaatgctaaattttgagACCAATTGCAAGAGAATCCTccgaaaaaatgcaaaattttgagATCGTTGCAAGAGGatcggaccacaaatgacggAGGAGTTCGcaacaatacaattttttgtccaaaaaacgtatatttttacCCATCATTTTTAAACaccctggggctcgattcttgaattcattcgcaagaaaaacgtatgcgcaacgTATACCCGCTGtgtaacagaaaagttgcaagtttattggttaaagcCATACGGTAgccataaattttcaacttttctgtaagaacagaatttgcgaatacgtttctcttgcaaatgaattcaagaatcgagcccgttttttaaaattcgagCCATAGTAGCCATCCCCggaaaaaatgctaaattttgagACCAATTGCAAAAGGATCAGACCAAAAAGAACGGTGAGTACTTTGCGGGCAAACAGACTTCAgtcatttatacgtatattaagGCCTATCTTTTTGAAACGccttgtttttgaaaaatggacTCCCCggttaaaatgcaaaattttgagACCAGTTGCAAGAGAATCATACCACAAATGACGGAGGAGTTCGCgacaatacaattttttgtccaaaaaacgtatttttttgcccatcattttttgaaacaccctgttttgaaaaattcaaatcCATAGTAGCCATCCtctgaaaaaatgcaaaattttgagACCAATTGCAAGAAGATCGAACCTCCAATAACGAGAGTAGTTCGCGGATAGAGTTCAgtcatttatacgtatattaaagcctatcatttttgaaacaccctgtttttgaaaaattcgagTCCATAGACGCCATCCCCGGAAACAATGCTAAATTTTGAGACCAGTTGCAAGAGGATCGGATCACAAATGACGGAAGAATTCGCGGGAATACAAACTTTAGTcaaaaaaacgtatatttttacccatcatttttgaaacaacctGTTTTTGAAGAATTCGAATCCATGGTAGCAGTCTCCGgaaaatttgctaaattttgaCACCAGTGGCGTTAAGATCGGACCACAAATGATGAAGCAGTCTGAGGAGTTACGGACATACATACATCACAActgatatatatagatatatacttattttaaaactgcTATGTAAGAATTTGTGCACAATGTCAGGATTTGGATAGAAAGTAGGAAAAATGACGTAGAAAGTCAATGCCacagaagagaaaaataagttactaagaaaatattttgggacatttaatttttttaacttactgAATATTAGGCAATAATGCAATCACAAATAATTTACTGTAGAAAATAACtgataatttcatataaattagtTGATGTGACAACCACTGTGCtcaattaatagaaattgcCTAAAGCTATGAATGCAATTTAGACATATAAATGATACAACTGCTATTAAAATCAACACCTGCGTTTTATCATGACATTTAAACCAATTTCTTTGCCTCAAAGAAACTCTTAAGATGTTTCATTTGCCATGCACCCATTATTAAAACAACTATCGTCTGAGTGAGAGACCACCAGAACACTCGGCGATGAGTACTTTCAGATGTTTGTCTAAAGCGCTCTTCTCgatactgaaaaatttttaatgtttttgcataatgttttttctcacaataattataatattactctatacagaaacattttattacccTCTGATAATTTTGCTCCTTTGTTATTTGTCCAACTTGATCTAAGAGCTGACGTATTCTAAGTTGAAGCtctgataatttttctttctgtgCTACATTGGCATAATCAATCGCATGTTCCCCTACTTGAATATCCAAATGTACtctctgtaaataaaatataatttttcaacatgacttgtttattaatttttttcattactttttatttaataagcgACAATATATACAGGTATCTTACCAATTGAGTACCGCTGAACCAGGCTGTACTATTAGAATACAAGCAGATTACATGTTCTCCTGGAGTATGCGAGGTAAAGGAAATTCGACCTTCAGAACTATAAACTCGAGAGAGAATAGGTTTGTCATCAGGATCCTTTATTTCAACATGCATACCAATGCCAGGACTACTTGGCATAAAACCTCCACTTCTTGGATCATAAAGTTCCACTTTGTAATTGACTACAAATTAtggataaagaaatatttgttgtGTAAATAGCAGATAAAAGTAGAAAGCGAAACAAATTCTCTTCTAACCTTTAAACTGCCAGAAAATAGAGGTTAGATAACACTATAGAAAAGTTACAAAAGTATGCCTATATACTAGGTACATCCTATGCAAAGTTCTAACAAGTTCTGGGCCATAGTGGCCCTGCCGGCAATTTAAAGATTAACGTCGCTAAAGATAATTGGACGAGAAAAAAgtgataatagttaaaaactaaaatgataaaaggtaatattttaaagtaccTAAAACCGTAGTGTCATCGGGAATCTCTTCAATGAAGCATTTTCGCTCAGTTTCACCGATATGAAAATATAGACCAGCTCCAAAGTGGAGAATACACAGAAAGACAGAAAAGATACTTGCgtgttttaacatattttgcaTGGTATAGGGTACAATGCCAATGACAAGATGATGAAATTACGAATAATGTTCGCACGCATGCCAGACGAGACAGTGAAAaccaacaaaattacaacaGACAGAACAAGACGGAACGGAATACACGTCACCTTCGAAAATTGAGAATATAATAGAGATGGGCAAACGGTTCGCGAACCGTTCGATTGAACCGATTCTCATCAAACCCTTGTTCGTTTGTCGGTTCTGGGTGTACTCGGAGCAAATCCAAGCAGACCAACTCTAATAGGTTGATTCTGATGATGCCAACCTATTAGGGTGCCGTCACATGCGCGCGTAATAACTTGCGTAAggccaggggctcgattcttgaattcatttgcaagagaaacgtattcgcaaattctgttcttacagaaaagttgaaaatttattgactatcgtatggcttttaaccaataaacttgcaacttttctgttagaacgggtatttgcgcatacgttttcttgcgaataaattcaagaatcgagccccaggggctctattcttgaattcattcgcaagagaaacgtattcgcaaattctgatcttacagaaaagttggaaatttattggctatcgtatggctattaaccaataaacttacaactttctgttagagtgagtatttgcgtatacgtttctcttgcgaatgacttcaagaatcgagccccagatctacaataggggtctgttcgcgtcacatgctccAACATGCTcttattcaccccaacgcactccaatacgttgattccgatgacgccaacctattagaatgcgttggagtgagtagaagcatgtcggggcatggcgacgcgaacaaaccataggtgtagtaagccttaagacctaaggaattaaccaattatatttgtttattcttctcacattcaattataattggtcagtttcttatggcataaggcttactacacctatggtttgttcgcgtcgccatgcttcgacatgctcctattcactccaacgcattctaataggttggcgtcatcggaatcaacgtattggagtgcgttggggtaaATAGGAGCAtattggggcatgtgacgcgaacaaaccactattgtagatccgggctaaTGCGTAATGCGGGGTCTACAATGGCAGTAGGAGTAAGGCCGGAtttacaataggtgtagtaagccttatgccataagaaattgattaattataatcgaatatgagaagaataaacgaatataattCGTTAATTTCTTAGAGCTTAAgacttactacacctattgtagatccggccttaagggccatctacaatggagtgttttagccgtaacagcactaaaactacggcaatgctgtctagaataaaaacgaccgtagcaataacatacaagccgccatcaaagaaaggcgaccaaaaactaatctcgaatgccccaacgctcatcgtaagcacgcaatgaattggctcaatgtctgctgtaggctgtaaacagtaaagcaatacgaaATGGAGACATTtcctacgactactgctacggcctacgactctccattgtagatggccctttaggGCCATCGCACACACTATAGGTGCAATAGTTATTTCCGGTAActttagagaaagaagtactgtttctctctcgcacctcTTCTGGACACTGTTTTCTATACACAAACTGTAGGCAATTGCCGAtccatatctataaggtctatggTAAGATCGTTGAATCAATCAGCTcctaggccggtattcatagtcaaatcttatttcaaaatcgtctcaagcaatgtcttaaaatgctaatacggctctgtggccggtattcatagtcggatcttatatttaagatcatcttaagtactgtcttaagatgccatcaaccaatcacagagccgtattagcatcttaagacattgcttgaaacgatcttgaaataagatttgactatgaataccggcctgtgattggttgatggcatcttaagacagtacttaagatgatcttaaatataagacccgactatgaataccggtcCTAGTATAAGGTCGTCATATTGATTTACATAATATgcttaagggccatctacaatggagagtcgtagccgtagcagtagtcgtaggccggtattcatagtcaatcttatttcaagatcgtctcaagcaatgtcttaagatgctaatacggctctgtgattggttgatggcatcttaagacagtacttaagatgatcttaaatataagatccgactatgaataccggccgtagaaaatgtcttcacttcgtattgctttactgtttagGCCTGGGGcttgattcttgaattcattcgcaagaaaacgtattcgcaaattctgttcttacagaaaagttagaaatttattggctatcgtatggctattaaccaataaacttacaactttctgttagagcgagtattgcgtatacgtttctcttgcgaatgaattcaagaatcgagcccctgggccccgattcttgaattcatttgcaaaagaaacgtattcgcaaattctgttcttacagaaaagttgaaaatttattggctatcgtatggcttttaaccaataaacttgcaacttttctgttagagcgggtatttgcgcatacgttttcttgcgaatgaattcaagaatcgagccccaggccTTACAGCCTACAGCCATAGAGCTTATAGATATGGACCGGCAATTGCCTACAGTTTGTGTATAGAAAACGGTGTCCAGAAgaggtgcgagagagaaacagactttttagtacttctttctctaaagTTACCGGAAATAAACTATCGCGCATGTCAGCGcatgcatacatatgtatatacataaatatacacatattaagttaaaacacGTGACTAGATCCGTGACCAATCATTGaatttcaatgtataatatgtgcAAGCATGCGCGAAACATATTTCCGGATTTTTNNNNNNNNNNNNNNNNNNNNNNNNNNNNNNNNNNNNNNNNNNNNNNNNNNNNNNNNNNNNNNNNNNNNNNNNNNNNNNNNNNNNNNNNNNNNNNNNNNNNNNNNNNNNNNNNNNNNNNNNNNNNNNNNNNNNNNNNNNNNNNNNNNNNNNNNNNNNNNNNNNNNNNNNNNNNNNNNNNNNNNNNNNNNNNNNNNNNNNNNNNNNNNNNNNNNNNNNNNNNNNNNNNNNNNNNNNNNNNNNNNNNNNNNNNNNNNNNNNNNNNNNNNNNNNNNNNNNNNNNNNNNNNNNNNNNNNNNNNNNNNNNNNNNNNNNNNNNNNNNNNNNNNNNNNNNNNNNNNNNNNNNNNNNNNNNNNNNNNNNNNNNNNNNNNNNNNNNNNNNNNNNNNNNNNNNNNNNNNNNNNNNNNNNNNNNNNNNNNNNNNNNNNNNNNNNNNNNNNNNNNNNNNNNNNNNNNNNNNNNNNNNNNNNNNNNNNNNNNNNNNNNNNNNNNNNNNNNNNNNNNNNNNNNNNNNNNNNNNNNNNNNNNNNNNNNNNNNNNNNNNNNNNNNNNNNNNNNNNNNNNNNNNNNNNNNNNNNNNNNNNNNNNNNNNNNNNNNNNNNNNNNNNNNNNNNNNNNNNNNNNNNNNNNNNNNNNNNNNNNNNNNNNNNNNNNNNNNNNNNNNNNNNNNNNNNNNNNNNNNNNNNNNNNNNNNNNNNNNNNNNNNNNNNNNNNNNNNNNNNNNNNNNNNNNNNNNNNNNNNNNNNNNNNNNNNNNNNNNNNNNNNNNNNNNNNNNNNNNNNNNNNNNNNNNNNNNNNNNNNNNNNNNNNNNNNNNNNNNNNNNNNNNNNNNNNNNNNNNNNNNNNNNNNNNNNNNNNNNNNNNNNNNNNNNNNNNNNNNNNNNNNNNNNNNNNNNNNNNNNNNNNNNNNNNNNNNNNNNNNNNNNNNNNNNNNNNNNNNNNNNNNNNNNNNNNNNNNNNNNNNNNNNNNNNNNNNNNNNNNNNNNNNNNNNNNNNNNNNNNNNNNNNNNNNNNNNNNNNNNNNNNNNNNNNNNNNNNNNNNNNNNNNNNNNNNNNNNNNNNNNNNNNNNNNNNNNNNNNNNNNNNNNNNNNNNNNNNNNNNNNNNNNNNNNNNNNNNNNNNNNNNNNNNNNNNNNNNNNNNNNNNNNNNNNNNNNNNNNNNNNNNNNNNNNNNNNNNNNNNNNNNNNNNNNNNNNNNNNNNNNNNNNNNNNNNNNNNNNNNNNNNNNNNNNNNNNNNNNNNNNNNNNNNNNNNNNNNNNNNNNNNNNNNNNNNNNNNNNNNNNNNNNNNNNNNNNNNNNNNNNNNNNNNNNNNNNNNNNNNNNNNNNNNNNNNNNNNNNNNNNNNNNNNNNNNNNNNNNNNNNNNNNNNNNNNNNNNNNNNNNNNNNNNNNNNNNNNNNNNNNNNNNNNNNNNNNNNNNNNNNNNNNNNNNNNNNNNNNNNNNNNNNNNNNNNNNNNNNNNNNNNNNNNNNNNNNNNNNNNNNNNNNNNNNNNNNNNNNNNNNNNNNNNNNNNNNNNNNNNNNNNNNNNNNNNNNNNNNNNNNNNNNNNNNNNNNNNNNNNNNNNNNNNNNNNNNNNNNNNNNNNNNNNNNNNNNNNNNNNNNNNNNNNNNNNNNNNNNNNNNNNNNNNNNNNNNNNNNNNNNNNNNNNNNNNNNNNNNNNNNNNNNNNNNNNNNNNNNNNNNNNNNNNNNNNNNNNNNNNNNNNNNNNNNNNNNNNNNNNNNNNNNNNNNNNNNNNNNNNNNNNNNNNNNNNNNNNNNNNNNNNNNNNNNNNNNNNNNNNNNNNNNNNNNNNNNNNNNNNNNNNNNNNNNNNNNNNNNNNNNNNNNNNNNNNNNNNNNNNNNNNNNNNNNNNNNNNNNNNNNNNNNNNNNNNNNNNNNNNNNNNNNNNNNNNNNNNNNNNNNNNNNNNNNNNNNNNNNNNNNNNNNNNNNNNNNNNNNNNNNNNNNNNNNNNNNNNNNNNNNNNNNNNNNNNNNNNNNNNNNNNNNNNNNNNNNNNNNNNNNNNNNNNNNNNNNNNNNNNNNNNNNNNNNNNNNNNNNNNNNNNNNNNNNNNNNNNNNNNNNNNNNNNNNNNNNNNNNNNNNNNNNNNNNNNNNNNNNNNNNNNNNNNNNNNNNNNNNNNNNNNNNNNNNNNNNNNNNNNNNNNNNNNNNNNNNNNNNNNNNNNNNNNNNNNNNNNNNNNNNNNNNNNNNNNNNNNNNNNNNNNNNNNNNNNNNNNNNNNNNNNNNNNNNNNNNNNNNNNNNNNNNNNNNNNNNNNNNNNNNNNNNNNNNNNNNNNNNNNNNNNNNNNNNNNNNNNNNNNNNNNNNNNNNNNNNNNNNNNNNNNNNNNNNNNNNNNNNNNNNNNNNNNNNNNNNNNNNNNNNNNNNNNNNNNNNNNNNNNNNNNNNNNNNNNNNNNNNNNNNNNNNNNNNNNNNNNNNNNNNNNNNNNNNNNNNNNNNNNNNNNNNNNNNNNNNNNNNNNNNNNNNNNNNNNNNNNNNNNNNNNNNNNNNNNNNNNNNNNNNNNNNNNNNNNNNNNNNNNNNNNNNNNNNNNNNNNNNNNNNNNNNNNNNNNNNNNNNNNNNNNNNNNNNNNNNNNNNNNNNNNNNNNNNNNNNNNNNNNNNNNNNNNNNNNNNNNNNNNNNNNNNNNNNNNNNNNNNNNNNNNNNNNNNNNNNNNNNNNNNNNNNNNNNNNNNNNNNNNNNNNNNNNNNNNNNNNNNNNNNNNNNNNNNNNNNNNNNNNNNNNNNNNNNNNNNNNNNNNNNNNNNNNNNNNNNNNNNNNNNNNNNNNNNNNNNNNNNNNNNNNNNNNNNNNNNNNNNNNNNNNNNNNNNNNNNNNNNNNNNNNNNNNNNNNNNNNNNNNNNNNNNNNNNNNNNNNNNNNNNNNNNNNNNNNNNNNNNNNNNNNNNNNNNNNNNNNNNNNNNNNNNNNNNNNNNNNNNNNNNNNNNNNNNNNNNNNNNNNNNNNNNNNNNNNNNNNNNNNNNNNNNNNNNNNNNNNNNNNNNNNNNNNNNNNNNNNNNNNNNNNNNNNNNNNNNNNNNNNNNNNNNNNNNNNNNNNNNNNNNNNNNNNNNNNNNNNNNNNNNNNNNNNNNNNNNNNNNNNNNNNNNNNNNNNNNNNNNNNNNNNNNNNNNNNNNNNNNNNNNNNNNNNNNNNNNNNNNNNNNNNNNNNNNNNNNNNNNNNNNNNNNNNNNNNNNNNNNNNNNNNNNNNNNNNNNNNNNNNNNNNNNNNNNNNNNNNNNNNNNNNNNNNNNNNNNNNNNNNNNNNNNNNNNNNNNNNNNNNNNNNNNNNNNNNNNNNNNNNNNNNNNNNNNNNNNNNNNNNNNNNNNNNNNNNNNNNNNNNNNNNNNNNNNNNNNNNNNNNNNNNNNNNNNNNNNNNNNNNNNNNNNNNNNNNNNNNNNNNNNNNNNNNNNNNNNNNNNNNNNNNNNNNNNNNNNNNNNNNNNNNNNNNNNNNNNNNNNNNNNNNNNNNNNNNNNNNNNNNNNNNNNNNNNNNNNNNNNNNNNNNNNNNN is drawn from Monomorium pharaonis isolate MP-MQ-018 unplaced genomic scaffold, ASM1337386v2 scaffold_143, whole genome shotgun sequence and contains these coding sequences:
- the LOC118648050 gene encoding transmembrane emp24 domain-containing protein eca-like, producing the protein MQNMLKHASIFSVFLCILHFGAGLYFHIGETERKCFIEEIPDDTTVLVNYKVELYDPRSGGFMPSSPGIGMHVEIKDPDDKPILSRVYSSEGRISFTSHTPGEHVICLYSNSTAWFSGTQLRVHLDIQVGEHAIDYANVAQKEKLSELQLRIRQLLDQVGQITKEQNYQRYREERFRQTSESTHRRVFWWSLTQTIVVLIMGAWQMKHLKSFFEAKKLV